One genomic window of Coffea eugenioides isolate CCC68of chromosome 1, Ceug_1.0, whole genome shotgun sequence includes the following:
- the LOC113760556 gene encoding enoyl-[acyl-carrier-protein] reductase [NADH], chloroplastic-like — MAVAAACGLQFTAARPSIIPARRVLGQAVGRIGSDPNAASWIKLSSASHTSSLQLFQCNFMSSSAKTERMVTKAMSEAGEKQSSSGLSLNLKGKRAFIAGVADDNGYGWAIAKSLAAAGAEILVGTWVPALNIFETSLRRGKFDESRVLPDGSLMEITKVYPLDAVYDNPEDVPEDVKANKRYASSSNWTVKEVAESVKEDFGSIDVLVHSLANGPEVTKPLLETSRKGYLAAISASSYSYVSLLKHFLPIMKPGGSSISLTYIASEKIIPGYGGGMSSAKAALESDTRVLAFEAGRKHKVRVNTISAGPLRSRAAKAIGFIDMMIDYSLANAPLQKELSADEVGNTAAFLASPLASAITGAVIYVDNGLNAMGVGVDSPIFKDLDIPKANA; from the exons ATGGCAGTAGCTGCAGCTTGCGGCTTGCAGTTTACTGCAGCTAGACCTTCTATTATCCCAGCTCGAAGAGTTTTGGGGCAAGCTGTTGGCCGCATTGGCTCAGACCCTAATGCAGCATCGTGGATTAAACTTTCAAGTGCTTCTCATACATCATCTTTACAACTTTTCCAGTGCAACTTCATGTCATCTTCTGCAAAAACTGAGAGAATGGTAACGAAGGCAATGTCTGAGGCTGGAGAAAAGCAGTCGTCATCAGGCTTATCACTTAACCTAAAAG GCAAAAGAGCATTTATTGCTGGTGTGGCTGATGACAATGGCTATGGTTGGGCAATCGCAAAATCTCTTGCTGCTGCAGGTGCTGAAATTCTCGTCGGAACCTGGGTTCCT GCCTTGAACATCTTTGAAACAAGTCTACGACGTGGGAAATTTGATGAATCGCGTGT GTTGCCGGATGGTTCTCTAATGGAGATAACAAAAGTTTATCCTCTAGATGCAGTTTATGATAACCCTGAGGACGTCCCTGAAGAt GTAAAAGCAAACAAGCGGTATGCTAGTTCCAGTAATTGGACTGTCAAG GAGGTTGCGGAATCTGTGAAAGAGGATTTTGGCAGCATTGATGTTCTTGTTCACTCACTTGCTAATGGGCCAGAG GTGACTAAACCTCTGTTGGAGACTTCACGGAAGGGATATCTTGCAGCAATCTCTGCATCTAGCTATTCATATGTTTCTTTACTGAAGCACTTCCTTCCAATTATGAAGCCAG GTGGTTCTTCCATTTCTCTGACATATATTGCTTCTGAGAAGATCATTCCAGG ATATGGAGGAGGCATGAGCTCAGCGAAGGCAGCTCTTGAAAGTGACACAAGA GTACTTGCTTTTGAAGCTGGAAGGAAGCATAAAGTCAGAGTCAACACAATATCTGCCG GTCCATTAAGAAGCCGTGCTGCAAAAGCCATTGGTTTCATCGATATGATGATTGATTATTCACTAGCCAATGCACCTCTCCAGAAAGAATTATCTGCAG ATGAGGTCGGGAACACGGCTGCTTTCCTAGCTTCTCCACTGGCATCTGCTATTACCGGTGCTGTAATATACGTGGACAATGGTCTGAATGCAATGGGCGTAGGAGTCGACAGTCCCATATTCAAAGATCTTGACATTCCAAAGGCAAATGCTTGA
- the LOC113767043 gene encoding non-structural maintenance of chromosomes element 4 homolog A-like produces MTRREGSVDQNTDQSTEQSTDQRQSEASRREIRAGYHAIHNRINVGRDEIASADSPMFKTILEDVEKLHQQVVKPREQVADAQVMLNLTTTLLTSTESLSLGAFTPANFVSSLKRQFVEDSQRIQSGNSSNSISWKAIGRAAAHVFKQGIGCRTMIGPTELMFKQQKCTVVRRHRRLIQKEKPKEVNSEEETHNDMIVAVMFGVLKKNNPVKLENLILNRHSFAQTVENLFALSFLVRDGRVFMEVDENGSHLLSPRNAPIRRLVVRGEVKYSHFIFRLDFADWKLMMDSVPRGEELMPNRKYVDDPADEELEEELETKNVQLLLDTPPPPGVSQEEGELKEFEMAESSRKRPQLLPEMTETGRASNPTCRRKLF; encoded by the exons ATGACAAGAAGAGAAGGTTCTGTTGATCAAAATACTGACCAAAGTACTGAGCAAAGTACTGATCAACGGCAGTCTGAGGCCTCTCGCAGGGAAATACGTGCTGGTTATCATGCCATACATAATCGGAttaatg tGGGAAGAGATGAGATAGCAAGCGCAGATTCACCAATGTTTAAAACCATCCTCGAAGATGTGGAAAAGTTGCATCAGCAAG TTGTTAAACCAAGGGAGCAAGTTGCAGATGCACAGGTTATGCTTAATCTTACAACCACGTTGCTCACCTCGACTGAATCGCTTAGTCTTGGGGCATTCACCCCCGCAAACTTTGTTTCTTCACTAAAAAGACAGTTTGTGGAAGATTCTCAGAGAATACAATCTGGGAATTCTTCAAATTCAATCAGTTGGAAAGCTATTGGCCGTGCTGCTGCACATGTTTTCAAGCAAGGAATAGGATGTCGGACCAT GATTGGGCCCACGGAATTGATGTTTAAGCAACAGAAATGTACAGTTGTTAGAAGACATCGCAGGCTAATCCAGAAGGAAAAACCAAAGGAG GTCAATTCAGAGGAGGAGACGCATAATGATATGATTGTTGCAGTAATGTTTGGTGTCCTGAAGAAAAATAATCCTGTTAAGCTTGAGAATCTTATACTTAACAGGCATTCCTTTGCTCAAACGGTTGAGAATCTGTTTGCACTCTCTTTCTTAGTAAGAGATGGTCGGGTTTTCATGGAGGTGGATGAAAACGGCTCTCATTTACTTT CTCCAAGAAATGCTCCCATTCGCCGTTTGGTTGTGAGAGGGGAGGTTAAATACAGCCACTTTATTTTCAGACTTGACTTTGCTGATTGGAAG CTTATGATGGATTCAGTGCCAAGGGGTGAAGAGCTCATGCCAAACAGGAAGTATGTGGACGATCCAGCTGATGAAGAGCTTGAAGAAGAGTTGGAGACAAAGAACGTTCAACTGCTGTTAGATACACCTCCACCACCGGGTGTATCTCAGGAAGAGGGTGAAttgaaagaatttgaaatgGCAGAATCTTCAAGAAAACGTCCGCAACTCCTACCCGAAATGACTGAAACTGGTCGTGCCAGCAACCCAACGTGCAGGAGAAAGCTATTCTGA